CACAGGCAATGGAGGCGATGACCGGAGCACCGCCGGTTCCCGTTCCTCCACCCATACCGGCGGTCACGAAAACCATCTCGGTGTCTTCGAGAATCCGGAATATTTCGTCTCGATCTTCTTCGGCTGCCTTTCGGCCGGTTTCCGGATTCGCCCCGGCTCCCAATCCCCTGGTCGATCTTTTGCCAATCTGCAACTTCGTTTCCGCCTTGGAGGATCGTAATACCTGTACGTCGGTGTTCATGGCCACAAACCCGACTCCCCGCAATCCAGACTCAACCATCCGGTTGACGGCATTGCCACCGCCTCCGCCAATGCCTAAAACTTTTATCGCCACTCCATCACGCTGGCTTTTTTTCTTATCGGAAACCATTCGACCTACCTCCATCTCATCCCATCATGAAAAAGTCTCGCAACCAATCAAACATTTTCTGGGCCCTGCCAAAGGAACTTTCGATAAAAGGCCGTGTTTTTTTCCGACTTCCCTTGGCGGACAAGGCCTGTTCCAGCAAGCCGCAGGCAGTGGAAAAGATCGGGTTCGAAATGGTTTGCACCATGCCAATATACTGTCGTCCATCTGGATACCCCCCTCTGACCGGTAAATCCAGCATCGTCGATGCAAAATCGTTGATTCCTTCCAGCAGAGATGATCCACCAGTCAGGACAACCCCTCCCCGCAAATAACGCTCCATACCAGAAGCCTTTATCTGCCGACGGAGCAAGAGAAACAATTCTTTTATCCGTGCTTCGATAATCTCACAGGCAAACTTCCGGCGAATCGTTTTCAGCGACGAGAGGCTCATATCCTTCACTTCAATCATCTCATCCGGTGAGACAAGCTTACTGAAAACTGAGCCGTATTTCAATTTGATCTTTTCCGCCTCGTCACGGGAAGTTCGTAAACCAACCGAAAGGTCGGCGGTCAGGTGTTCTCCTCCCAGCGGAATGACCCCGGAAAACCAGATACTTCCATCAAAAAACATAGCCATATCCGTCGTTCCGCCGCCAATATCGACCAGTAAAGTTCCCGCTTCCTTTTCCACCGAAGTCAATACCGACTGCGCGCAGGCATAGGGCTGAAAGATAAAGTTGGCTACCTCCAGCCCCGAATCGAGAAAACACTTATGCAAGTTTTGTATATGGCTTTCCTGAGCGGTAACCACATGAATCCGGGCCCCGAGACTACTCCCCACCATCCCCTGCGGGTCGGCGATTCCATGTTGATCGTCCACGGAAAAACTCTGAGGAATCAAGTGGATAATCCGTATCTGTTCACCGGGAATGCGGGATCGTGAACTTTCCACCACCTTCTCCATTTCCCGTTCGGTAATCTCCCGGCTTGCCCGGCTGATAAGCACTTCGTTCTCTATGTTAAACGAAGAAATTGCATCTCCGGAAACCCCGGCCACAATCACGTTCGGTTCGCGGCGGGCAACTTCCATGGCTAACGCGAGAGAATCCCGAATTGCCAGGGTAGTTCTTTCAACATTCACCACTTTACCCTTGCGAATACCCTGGGAAGCACTCAGGCCGATTCCCAGGATCTCGATACCCTCACCCTGGGATCGTCCGATCAGAGTACAGATTTTACTCGTGCCCACATCCACCGCTGCAACCACCGCAGGGTTTCCGTCAATATATTTAAAAACCTTCAAAAAGACTCACCTTCGTTTCGAATCAAGACGATGTCCCGTCTCATTCTCAAATCGAAACCTCCCACCTGGAGAGCTTTAATCTGTACCTCTCGCAAAAGTGGTGCGAGCAAGGCCGCTTTATCTTGCAGATTACGCGGTCCTTCGCTCCTAATAAATATACCATTATACAAATTCAAAATAAATAACTTTCGATCTTCGACCCGGATCTCCGTCAGGGGCGTTTCAAATGTTTCTTTCCATAGATCGATCATTTCCAACGCATCGGCAAGGGCTCCGGAATCATAATAATCCATCCAGATGCGGGGTAGTGAGGCGGTCTCCTCACGAATATTGGACACTTCAAACGCATCCCGGTCGACACAATACGTGACATCACCGATCACCACGACAGCAAAGGGCTCCCGCTCTTCGATCTCGATCAACAATGCCCGTGGAAACACTTTTTTCACTCGTGCATCCCGGACCTCAAGAATTCTCTCCAATCTTCTTTCCACTTCCCAGGCCCGGATGCCAAAAATATTCTCTCCGGGAAGCACTCCAGATGTTTCAATAACCAAGCTTGTCGCTAATCGGTGATTCCCGGTGACGGTAATTTCCTGAATCCTGAGGAAATCGCTACGCATGAGCAGAAAGAAAATCATCCAGGAGAGAAGACCCAGGGCGAGATAAAAAAAAAGGATACGAAGAAATATTTTTACCTTGTTAAGACCCATTACCAAACCTCTATTTCATTTTCCAGGATGATTCCCCTTTTCCTGTAAACCTCGCTTCGTATCCATTCGATCAGAAAATGAACCTCCCGGTACGTGGCCCGTCCTCGATTGATAATAAAATTCGAGTGCCTGGTCGAAACTTGCGCGTCCCCGACCCGAATACCCTTAAACCCCATGGCCTCGATAATCCTGGCGGCATAATCTTCAGTTGGATTTTTAAAAACACTCCCGGCAGAAGGATAGCCGATAGGTTGAGTTTTTTTCCGTAACAAATTATAATTCCTGATTTTCTCTCGGACAGCTTCCGGCGGAGAGGGTAGCAAATGAAAACGGGCCTTGAGAATAACATGGCGCTTCAGACGTAGGGTCGAATGACGGTAAGTAAATCCAGCCTCTTCTTGCTCAAGCCACCGCGTTGTACCATCACCATTCCTGACCAGAATTTGTTTGGCCAGGCGACCGATTTCCTGGCCAAAACAACCGGCATTCACCAACAATGCCCCGCCAATCGTTCCCGGCACCCCAACCAGAAACTCCACGCCGGTCAAACCATGGAAGAGAGAAAGGCTCACCAGTTTAATCAAGCGGGTTCCCGATCCTGCCTCGATTTCACATGAACCAACCAACTCGAGCTGGGCAAAATCTCCTTCCAGGATGATTACAACGCCATTGAACCCCCGATCATCGACGAGAATATTCGATCCCTTACCAAGGATGCGCCAGGTAATTCCCCGCCGATCAAGAAAGGCGATGAGACGGTTCAGGGCCTCGACACATCGAACCTTCACCAGGGCTTTAGCCTTGCCGCCGATTTTCCAGGTGGTGAGACAACGCATCTCCGGTTCGGGAAGGAAATCCCATCCCTGCGTCTTGGCAAGCTCCCGACGGAGAAGAATCAGGTCTTCCCACACAAGCAGGTGCCTACCTTCCACACATCACCCGCTCCCATCGTGATCAGGAGATCGCCGGGCTCCAGCCATTCCTCGAGTATTCGAACGGCATCATCCAGGCTTTCCGAGAGAAAGGCCTGATCATAACCTTTCTCTTTCATCGCCCGGTAGACGAGTTCGGATGTGACGTTCTCAACGGGCCTTTCTCCCGCCGGATAGATGGGAAGTATAAGCACCCGATGAGCGCTGCCCAGCATCTGCGCCATTTCCCGATACAGCCTGCCGGTGCGGGTATACCGGTGTGGCTGGAAGACTACCACCAGGCGTCCCGCCGTCTGATGGACGGCAGCCTGGAGAACCACCTCCATTTCGGTGGGGTGATGAGCGTAGTCGTCCACCACCTGTGTACCACGATAGAATCCAATGCACTCAAACCGCCTCTTGACTCCGCTGAACGAAGCAATCGCATCCCTGATTGTGGATGAACCGATTTCCAGCTCCACACCGACGGCAATGCAGGCTAAGGCATTCAGGACATTGAAGAGTCCGGGAATATTAGTCTCGAAATCTCCCAGACTGTGCTTTCCGTTACTCACTCGAAAGGCGTACCCTCGTTGTTTTTCCCTGAGGACCAGTGCGCGGCAATCCAGTTCTTCCTCGGTCATACCATACGTCAACACCCGAAAGGAACGCTTCCTGGTGGGAATGATGGTTCGAACATTAGGATGATCCTTGCAAAGCACGGCCAGCCCTCCCGGTTTGATACGCTCCAGAAAGATCTGATAAGCTTCGACTGCCTTGTCCATGGAGCCGTAATGTTCGAGATGATCGTCTTCGATGTTGGTTATGACGCCACAATAAGGTCTCAGCTTCAGAAACGATCCGTCACTCTCGTCGGCTTCAGCTACAAAAAGATCACTCTCTCCTATCTTGGCGTTTCCGCCAATATCTTCCAGTTCACCACCGATGAGGACGGTCGGCTGAAGCCCTGCCGTCTCCAAAAGGAGGGATATCAACGAGGTGGTGGTCGTTTTCCCATGGGTTCCGGAAACGGCGATGCCTCTTTTCCGGTTGAGGAGAGATGCCAACATCACGCCTCGATGAACAATAGGGAGTCTTAACTCACGGGCCGCGCACAACTCCTCGTTCTCCGCAGGTATCGCCGATGAGACAATCACCGCTCCGTTTCGCTGGATTCTTTCCCGACAATGCCCGACATAAACAGGAATGCCCCGTTCCCGCAGGCGTACGGTCATTTCACTCTCGGTTATATCCGAACCACTCACCCGGTAACCCATTCCCCGGGCAATGAGCGCCAGACCACTCATACCGGTTCCCCCGATACCAATGAAAAAGAGGTCTCGGGGTAAGCTGAGGGTCTCTCTCTCCAATGCAATTCCTCCTAACACATTAAGATGATGTCAAACACTCGGAATACACTTATTTGAACCCAGATCATCAACGGGTACCATGTGAGCAAGGCTCATATTTCAATAAGGATGCCCGGGAAGACTCTCCTCCTGGCCGGCTCGGCCACCTATCGGAAAGCGGCCTTCCCCCCCGGACACATTTTTCGGGCTCCGCGGGCTAGAGAGGGTCGCGCTTCGAACACCAAGCCGGATTAGGCCACGCAACGACCCGGATACCAGTTCCCTGGTGATACAGGCATGTACTATAACCACCTTGATACAGAAGGCCTCTCCGGGCTCATGAAGGACTCCCGGCACCAGAGTAACGCCGCTCTCTTTCGCCGATGGTTTTAGGTTCAACATATAACCGCTTAATCATTCATTTTCCTGTTCGATGCCGTCGGGCCCCGACCGGTTAACCCCTCTGTAATTCCTCAACAATGGCTTTGGCAATGAGTTCGGCAGCTTCTTGTCGGCCTTCCTGACCATTCCACGATTCCCGCTTGAGGGCAAACATCCGCTCAAGCGCCCGGGCCAGGTTGATGGGATTGAATTCCCGTTCTCCGAATACCTCTACCGGCTGTCTTCTCCGAAGCCAGCCCGCGTTCAATTCCTGATGACTCTCGGTCGCCCCTTCGAAGGGGATCATGATGGCGGGAAGTTGAAACCAGTCCACCTCAAAGGTCGTGCTGGCCCCAGCTCGGCAAACCACAACGTCGGCTGCGGCATAGGCCGCTCCTGGATCAGGAAGAAAATCGAATACCAAGTACCGGCCGGGATCATTCGCAACAAACTGCCCAAGGGGCCGGCCTTCCTCCTTTCCGGTCGTATGAATCACCTGAAAGGGAGTACCAGTCCAGTTTCGCCATACTTCCGCAAAAACCCGGTTGATCAGGGAAGAGCCCAGGCTGCCGCCAATGACAAACACGGTACGAAGGTCAGGCTTGAAGCCGAAGAAAGCTCTGGCTTCCTCTTGTTTCCCTCTCCATTCTCGAACGGTTTTCCTCAGCGGATTCCCCGTCAGGGAAATTGTATCCTGATTTTGAAAATATGCCAATGAATCCTCGAAAGAAATAAAAATTTTTCTGGCCCACCGGGAAACAACCCGATTAGCCAGTCCCGGCAGTACATTTTGTTCGTGGACAAAAAGGGGGATACGGAAGATCCGACCCCAGAATCCGATGAGCAAAGAAACATAGCTTCCCATACAGAGAATTCCGCAAGGTCGCTGCGCGGCAATCAACCTGAAGGCCTGGAAAAACCCGATGGTATTAAGTAGAAGCATACGGAAAAAAGACCATCCAAGCGTCCGGTCCCAACCCCGGGCGCAGATGTAGTGAAGAGGAAACCCGGCTTGGCCGATAAACCGGTCCTCCATACCCCTCCTGGTTCCGATAAAGTGGACTGCGAGCACACCTTCCTTTTGGAGTTCTTCGGCAACGGCTAATCCGGGAAATATGTGACCTGCGGTACCGCCGGCACAAATATAGAATCGTCTCATCCGACATTACCCTTTTTCCGGGAAGCGATATTGAAAAGAATGCCTATCTTGATCAGGGTTATAAGCAGCGATGAATTGCCATAACTCATCAAAGGTAGAGTGATTCCGGTAATGGGTATGATTTTGAGGACGACACTCAGATTGATCGTTGCCTGAACAAAGATGCTGAGCGTGAGACCCATGGCCAGAAGTCCCTCAAATTCATTCTGGGTCTGAACGGCTATCCGCCAGCCTCTCCAGAGGATAACGCCAAATAATACGAGAATGGACAGGGTGCCCACAAAACCGAATTCCTCACCGATAATCGCAAAAATGAAATCGGTATGCCGTTCGGGGAGATAGAAAAATTTCTGCCGGCTTTCCCCCAGTCCCAGACCGAAAATGCCTCCCGATCCCAGGGCGATCAGAGATTGAATGATTTGAAAACCCTTCCCCAGCGGATCTTTTTCCGGATTGAGAAAGGATTCGACCCGGGCTCTCCAGTAAACGTTTCCACTGAAAAAAACCAGGAAAAAAACGGTGGGAATGATGATAATCACCGGCAACAAAAGGTGAAAAATACGTCGGCCACCCAGGTAAAGCATGAGAAAGGCAATGATCACAAGAAATAAGGCGGTCCCCAGGCTAGGTGCGAGAAGAACCAGCAGGCACGTTCCCCCGACGACAAGCAGAAAGGGAACGACACCGTATATAAAGTCCTGAGCCCGGTCCCGATAATGGACCAAGGCATCGGCCATGTACAGGATGACACTCAACTTCGCCAATTCTGAGGGCTGAAATCCAATGGCGAGCCAGCGGTATGCCCCGCCCACTTCGCGGCCGATGCCAGGGACAAAGACAAGAATGAGCAGGATAAAGGAAAAAACGAGCAACTTACGGCTCAGACGCCGCAGCAACTCCAAGTTGAATACGCTGGCCGCCACAAAAAAAGGAAGGGATACTCCAAGCCCTACCAGATGCCTTTTCAAAAAAAAGAAGGGATCGGCGAAGAGATCCAGCCCAGTCGTCATGCTGGCGCTGAAAACCATGACGATTCCCAAACTGAGCAGGATGAGCGTCGACCAGAAGAGGGGAGGGTCAATATCCCACCACCATTCCCAGTTTACTTTCTCCATCCGGAAAATTTTAAAACGATGGAGAGGGGCTTGAGGCAGTTCAACCATGAATCAACCTCCGGAAGTGCTCTCCCCGATCTTCAAAGTTCCGGTACTGATCCCAGCTGGCGCATCCTGGAGAAAGAAGGACCACATCACCCATACCGGCGATCAGGCGGGCCCTCTGTACAGCCTCTGCGAGGTCGTGAACCTGGCAACAGAGAAGTTCACCCGGGATAAATTCTTTGAGCAAATCTCCCGATTCTCCGAAAAGAATGACCGCCTTGATCTTGTCCTGAGTCAAGACAGCACTCAATTCAGAGAAATCCGGCAATTTGGCCCGGCCGCCCACCAATAGAACCAGAGGTCCCGCGATCGACTCGACCGCAGCCCGGGTCGCCGCCGGGGTCGTCGACTTCGAATCGTTGATAAACAGAACTCCATTGTATTCCTCCACCGGTTCCAAACGATGCGCCAGGCCCCTGAAGCGCCCCAGCGCCCGCTCAATCGAAGGAATGTCCACCCCAGCTGTCCGGGCTGTGGCAACGGCACAGAGGAGATTTTCCAGGTTATGGAGTCCCGGCAATTTCCAAGCCTGAGTCGAAAGAGAATAGCGATGACCACACCATTGTTCCCTGATGATCAGTCCATCGTAGAAAAACCCTTCGGAAAGCCGTCCTTGCGTGGAAAAGGGCACAATCCTCGAGCGGCTCAAGCGGCAAAAAAGAGTATGCCAGGAAGATCTGCTGGAATTGATCAGAGTGAAATCTTCCCGACACTGATTATTCAATATGCGGGCTTTGGTGAGCGCGTAATTGATCATTGTCCGATGCCGGTCGAGATGATTGGGAAAAACGTTGAGAATCGCGGCCAGATGAAAACGGGCTGTATAGGTTCTTTCCAGTTGAAAACTGGAAACCTCCACCACTCCCCACTCGTAGCGAGTTCCTGAAAGGCAGGCCTCCAACAACGGGGTCCCCAAATTCCCTCCCACAAAAGCCGGGATTCCCGCCTCGTGAAATATCGCACCGACGAGGGAAACGGTGGTGCTCTTTCCATTTGATCCGGTGATGCCAATCAGCGGAAAAGACAGAACCCGGGAAGCCAGCTCAATCTCGCTGATCAAGCTGATTCCCCGGCTTTGTAAAGCTTTGACGAGAGAATGATCACCAGGTACGCCGGGGCTGACGATTCCTTCATGGAAAGGATGGCGGACGAGACGACCCCACTGGTCATTCGGAATGAAATTAAATCCGGGATGTGAGGTGATTTCCGCAGGGATCGCCTCAGGAGCAAGGTTGTCGTCGACCGCAAAAACCCGCTCGCCGTGATCCAGAAGAAACCGTGACACCTTGAGGCCTGTGTTTCCCAATCCAATGACAATATAATCGGGCACCAACTTATCCTCTAATTCCCAGGACCGCAATCACCGCTCCCAAGGCCTGGACCATCCAAAAACGCAAAGTGATCTGATGTTCCTTCCATCCTCGCAATTCATAATGATGATGCAGTGGACTCATGAGAAAGACTCTCTTTCCAAAAATTTTAAACGATGTCACCTGAATGATTACGGAAAGTGTTTCCAGAACAAAGACGAATCCACAAAACAACAGGAGGAGGGTTTGGCCGGAAGCCAAGGCCATAAACCCGAGAAGAGCCCCCAATCCCAGAGAACCGGAATCTCCCATAAAAATTTTCGCCGGCCAGGCGTTAAACCATAAAAAGGCGAAAAGCGCGCCGGCTATCGAAAGATTAAGAGCCGTCATTCCCGGATTGCCGGTCAAAAAGAAAAACCATCCCCAAAAAAGAAAAGAAATTATGCCACACCCACCAGCCAGACCGTCCAAGCCGTCGGAAATATTGAAGGCGTTCGTTGACGCCAAAAGCACAAAGACACCGAACAAAAAAAAGAGGGGTCTGGATAGGGTGAGGGTAATCTGGGTGAACGGGAGGCTAATTTCGGGAGAAAGATTCTGCACCATCCAGCCCATGACCATCCCGGAGAAAACCACCTGGGCAAGAAATTTGAAACGGGCTTTAATACCCCAGGGTTTTTCCAGAAAACTCTTGAAATAATCATCCAAAAACCCGATCGCGGTAAACGAAACGACAACGATCGCGGGAAAAACCCAGGCTCCCATCCATTCTTTCCGGAAAAGAGCGGTCAGAACGATGGAGAAGACGATAACCATCCCACCTATACTGGGGGTATTCTCCTTGTGAAGATGCAGATTCGGGCCTTCTTTTTTTATTTTCTGACCCAAGCTCCGTCTCCTCTGCCAGTTGATAAAAAAAGGAAACACCACCAAGCCGATCGCCCAGGACAGGAGAAACGCCGTAAAGCCATCCCGCAGATGAGTGAATCCCATCACGGGCTCCTCCACTCCATCGGTATCGCCCGTTCCATCTCCATCGCCCGCGAACCCTTAAAAAGAATTACCCATTTGCGCGGGGAAATGGCCAGTTTTTCACGAAAGATGGCGGTTCCCTCAGCGTGTGATGAAACCAGAAACACTCCCTGCCCCGCCGCATCACCGGACAAGACCTGGTCGGCCGCCCGATGAAATACAGCGCCCAGGAGAATGACCTGGTCGATCCGCAACTTCAGAAGAAAACGTATTAGCTCCTGATGGGCCCGATCAGAGGCATCGCCCAACTCGAGCATATCCCCCAGGACCGCCCAGGTTTCATAGCCTTTCTGCCGAAAACCGTCTAGAAGATGAATCGCTTTTTTCATCGAGAGGGGATTTGCGTTATAGGTATCATCGATAACGACTCCGTTACCGATCCAGGTCAGGGTTTCCCTGCCAGGTGAGGCAACCATGGCTTCCGTCCGTTCCACAATCTGTGGGAGGGTGATCCCGCATTCAAGGGCAAAATGAACGGCCGGTCCGAGGAGAAGCGCCACTTCCGGGCTGACAATTTTCGAACGGAAGAGAGGCCGATCCCGACCGATTCGCAACTGGAACCGTGATCGTACGGTATCCGGCTCAAAGGTGAATTCTTCCAGGACAATATGGGATGAGGGGTGGTCGGGACCACCGAAAGTTACTATTTCAGGCCGGTTACTCTTCGCAAGATCCCGGATACTGGCAAAGCACCGGTTGCCGGTATAGAGGTACACCCGCCGGGTTTTCCCGCAAACCAAACGCATTTTTTCCCTGGCTACCGTCTCCACATCTCTCAAGCCCTCCAAATGGCCCTCTCCAAAGGGAGTGAAGATGGCTATTTCCGCCTGGGCCAGAGATGACAATTCCGCCATCTCCCCGGGGTGATTGATACCCGCTTCCAAAAGGTAATAACTGCTGGTAACCGAGAAATTACACAGGGAGACCGCCATACCTATAACGGTATTGAAACTGCGGGGAGTGGCCTCGACCTGGAAGCGGGATGAAAGTAACTCCTGAAAGAAGCGCTTGGCCGTCGTCTTCCCCACTGTGCCGGTAAAAGCCAGGCGAGTACCCTGGAGAAGACCGGTACACGCTTTCCCCAGATTTTTCAGGGTATTTTCGGTGTCCGTCACACGAAAAACGGTAAAATCCGGCAGAAAACATCCGTCCTTTTCCACCAAAGCCCCGGCGGCTCCCCGTTTCCAGGCATCAGTAAGGAAGTTATGCCCGTCGGTTCTCTCGCCCCGCAAAGCTACAAAGAGCGTATCCTTGGAACACTCCCGGCTGTCAATGGCAATCCTGGCAAACAATCCGGCTGAACCACGAGAAACCATCGTCGCCCCGGTCAGAGATTCAATCTCTCCGGGTTTGAACCGCATGGATCCCCTCCTGAATAAATGATCGCACTATTTCTAAATCATTGTGGTTGATACTGTAATCAGCAAAAATCTGGCTCCGTTCCGGACCTTTGCCTGCCAGGAAAACAATATCTCCCGGCCCGGCAGCCTGTAAAGCCTGACGGATCGCTTCTCTTCGATCGACGATGGCCCGGTACTCCACCGCCCTGACCCCGGCTTTCTTGCATACGCCTTCCAAGGCGTCGTTAATGGTGCTCATTGGATCTTCATGGCGAGGATTGTCGGTGGTGAGAATACAAAGATCGCTCCACCGGGCAACAGCCTCTCCCATCAACGGTCTTTTCCGCTTATCTCTCTCTCCACCGCAGCCGAAAACGCTAATGATTTTTCCGCTGGTCAGGTTACGAACCAGGGAAAGACTCTTCTCCAGAGCGTGCCAGTTATGGGCGAAATCAACGATGATCTCAAAATCCTGACCGGCGCGGACACGTTCCCACCGCCCGGGGACCCGCGGGGTTAACGCCAGCCCCCGGGCAATCGTTTCCTGGGTCAACCCATAAAACAGCGCAACGCTCACCGCACCCAGCGCATTATATACATTGTGGAGACCGGGCTGGCTGATCTGGAGCGGGAACGTTCCCCAGGGACTTTGTACGGTAAATTCGGTCCGGTCGAAGGCGTGTTTCGGGTTTACCGCCCGGACATCCACCCCCCGCTCGATACCGAATGTGATCAGAGGGACATTGTATCCGCCGGCCATTCGCATTACTTCGGGGTCATCCCCATTGGCGACGACGAGGGGGGGGGTAGTTTTTTCCCGATTCGCTTCCACCATGGACAAAAGCTTTTTTTTGCTCGCGAAATAGTGATCGTATGTCCCATGAAATTCCAAATGTTCCGAGACCAAGTTGGTGACCACCGCGGTATCAAAAAGAATCTCCGCCACCCGGCCCAGAGCCAGCCCATGCGACGACACCTCCATGACCGTGTGCCGAATACCTTTTTTTAACAGGGCGTCAAGTCGGGACGAGACGCTCAAGGCGTCCTCGGTGGTATTGACCGACTCGTATTCCTCGTTGCCGATCAAGTTCTTCACGGTCGTCAGCAGCCCGCATGGCCATCCGCCCTCTTCAAAAATGCTGTGCAGTAAGAAACAGGTTGTTGTTTTGCCATTGGTACCGGTAATCCCCACCACGTGCATCTTCCGGGACGGATGACCGTAAAACACCGTGGAAATATGGGCCATCGCCTCGCGAACATTGGAAACCAGGATATATGGGACGTGGTCTTGAATTTCTGGAATCGAATTCCGATCCTGGATGACGACCAGCACCGCACCCCGGTCAATCGCTTCGTTCAAAAAGAGGTGACCATCGGTATTTGCCCCGGGGAGGGCAAAAAAAACATATCCCGGACGTACATGACGGGAATCGGCCGCCAGCCCTCGTACCTCACAATCCCCGTTTTGCCGGTTTTTCCCGAGAACCGTTAATCCGCTTGTTATCTCGCGTATATTCAATAGATC
The DNA window shown above is from Atribacteraceae bacterium and carries:
- the mraY gene encoding phospho-N-acetylmuramoyl-pentapeptide-transferase; amino-acid sequence: MGFTHLRDGFTAFLLSWAIGLVVFPFFINWQRRRSLGQKIKKEGPNLHLHKENTPSIGGMVIVFSIVLTALFRKEWMGAWVFPAIVVVSFTAIGFLDDYFKSFLEKPWGIKARFKFLAQVVFSGMVMGWMVQNLSPEISLPFTQITLTLSRPLFFLFGVFVLLASTNAFNISDGLDGLAGGCGIISFLFWGWFFFLTGNPGMTALNLSIAGALFAFLWFNAWPAKIFMGDSGSLGLGALLGFMALASGQTLLLLFCGFVFVLETLSVIIQVTSFKIFGKRVFLMSPLHHHYELRGWKEHQITLRFWMVQALGAVIAVLGIRG
- the murF gene encoding UDP-N-acetylmuramoyl-tripeptide--D-alanyl-D-alanine ligase, yielding MRFKPGEIESLTGATMVSRGSAGLFARIAIDSRECSKDTLFVALRGERTDGHNFLTDAWKRGAAGALVEKDGCFLPDFTVFRVTDTENTLKNLGKACTGLLQGTRLAFTGTVGKTTAKRFFQELLSSRFQVEATPRSFNTVIGMAVSLCNFSVTSSYYLLEAGINHPGEMAELSSLAQAEIAIFTPFGEGHLEGLRDVETVAREKMRLVCGKTRRVYLYTGNRCFASIRDLAKSNRPEIVTFGGPDHPSSHIVLEEFTFEPDTVRSRFQLRIGRDRPLFRSKIVSPEVALLLGPAVHFALECGITLPQIVERTEAMVASPGRETLTWIGNGVVIDDTYNANPLSMKKAIHLLDGFRQKGYETWAVLGDMLELGDASDRAHQELIRFLLKLRIDQVILLGAVFHRAADQVLSGDAAGQGVFLVSSHAEGTAIFREKLAISPRKWVILFKGSRAMEMERAIPMEWRSP
- a CDS encoding UDP-N-acetylmuramoyl-L-alanyl-D-glutamate--2,6-diaminopimelate ligase, with protein sequence MNIREITSGLTVLGKNRQNGDCEVRGLAADSRHVRPGYVFFALPGANTDGHLFLNEAIDRGAVLVVIQDRNSIPEIQDHVPYILVSNVREAMAHISTVFYGHPSRKMHVVGITGTNGKTTTCFLLHSIFEEGGWPCGLLTTVKNLIGNEEYESVNTTEDALSVSSRLDALLKKGIRHTVMEVSSHGLALGRVAEILFDTAVVTNLVSEHLEFHGTYDHYFASKKKLLSMVEANREKTTPPLVVANGDDPEVMRMAGGYNVPLITFGIERGVDVRAVNPKHAFDRTEFTVQSPWGTFPLQISQPGLHNVYNALGAVSVALFYGLTQETIARGLALTPRVPGRWERVRAGQDFEIIVDFAHNWHALEKSLSLVRNLTSGKIISVFGCGGERDKRKRPLMGEAVARWSDLCILTTDNPRHEDPMSTINDALEGVCKKAGVRAVEYRAIVDRREAIRQALQAAGPGDIVFLAGKGPERSQIFADYSINHNDLEIVRSFIQEGIHAVQTRRD